One window of the Athene noctua chromosome 5, bAthNoc1.hap1.1, whole genome shotgun sequence genome contains the following:
- the INPP5F gene encoding phosphatidylinositide phosphatase SAC2 isoform X9 — protein MELFQAKDHYILQSGERALWCSRRDGSLQLRAATDLLLAWNPICLGLVEGVIGKVQLHTDLPWWLLLIRQKALIGKLPGDHEVCKITKIAVIPLSETEPQDLELENAEVDFWIIPIIQGFVQIEELVVNYSESSDDDKSSPETPPQESTCVDDIHPTFLVALISRRSRHRAGMRYKRRGVDKNGNVANYVETEQLIHVHNHTLSFIQTRGSVPVFWSQVGYRYNPRPRLDKSENETVSCFRAHFEEQLKNYKKQVIINLVDQTGREKIIGDAYLKQVLLYNNANLTYVSFDFHEHCRGMKFENVQTLTDAIHDIILDMKWCWVDQAGVICKQEGIFRVNCMDCLDRTNVVQAAIARVVMEQQLKKLGVMPPEQPLPVKCNRIYQIIWANNGDAISRQYAGTAALKGDFTRTGERKLAGVMKDGVNSANRYYLNRFRDAYRQAVIDLMQGIPVTEDLYSIFTKEKEHEALHKENLRSHQELISQLLQSYMKLLLPDDEKFHGGWALIDCDPSLIDATHKDVDVLLLLSNSAYYVAYYDDEIDKVNQYQRLSLEALEKIEIGPEPTLFGKPKFSCMRLHYKYKEMSGYFHTLRAVVRNPEEDGKDTLQCIAEMLRITKQAMGLDVPIIEKKLERKSSKPHEDIIGIRSQNRGSLAQGKNYLLSKFSSLNQKVKQTKSNVNISNLRKLGSFTKPEVKVNFLKPNLKVNLWKSDSSLETLENPVVDAKVHTESDTEVSDNDSFHSDDFLSNSKSDEDNQLTDSLENIGQADYVLPSCGIIASAPRLGSRSQSISSTDMNISIHVPSEIHVSQASQSDCEDTPMASADDAEMEFAKPIDVYCQRFVHDAQNKMSDDLEAEAGSQEPHHVRNPSSNNTCKKAETKAEAIRDIPSRPSKLDVQSSEANPQLLAVGGTDFTKSHKSPGSVSGNLETGLHMTPSPADSSSSRAVSPFAKIRSSMVQVANITQAGLTQGINFAVAKVQKSPAEPEAINEMKQKELKEMFTQCQTRIIQI, from the exons ATTTACCGTGGTGGCTACTTCTAATTCGTCAGAAAGCATTGATTGGCAAACTTCCAGGAGACCATGAGGTTTGCAAAATAACAAAGATTGCAGTGATTCCACTTTCTGAAACAGAACCTCAGGATCTAGAATTAGAG aaTGCTGAAGTGGACTTCTGGATTATACCCATCATACAAGGATTTGTGCAAATTGAAGAACTTGTAGTAAACTATAGTGAATCTTCTGATGATGATAAGAGCAGTCCTGAAACTCCTCCTCAGGAATCAACTTGTGTAGATGACATTCATCCAACATTTCTGGTGGCACTTATTTCACGCCGGAGTCGGCACAGAGCTG GAATGCGTTATAAGCGAAGGGGTGttgataaaaatggaaatgtggcAAATTATGTTGAGACGGAGCAACTGATTCATGTTCATAATCATACTCTTTCATTTATACAAACAAGAGGCTCTGTGCCTGTTTTCTGGAGCCAGGTTGGATATAGATATAACCCGCGGCCCCGACTGGACAAGA GTGAAAATGAAACGGTGTCCTGTTTTCGTGCACATTttgaagaacagctgaaaaattataaaaagcag GTTATTATTAATTTGGTGGATCAGACAGGCAGAGAGAAGATTATTGGAGATGCTTACCTTAAACAAGTTCTTCTGTACAATAATGCCAATCTGACTTATGTTTCATTTGACTTCCATGAGCACTG CCGAGGAATGAAGTTTGAAAATGTTCAAACGCTGACTGATGCCATTCATGATATTATTCTTGACATGAAGTGGTGCTG GGTTGATCAAGCTGGAGTGATTTGTAAACAGGAAGGAATTTTTCGAGTTAACTGCATGGACTGTCTGGATCGTACCAATGTTGTGCAGGCTGCTATTGCAAGAGTGGTCATGGAACAGCAG CTGAAAAAACTGGGTGTGATGCCACCGGAACAGCCTTTGCCAGTAAAATGCAATAGAATCTACCAGATAATATGGGCAAACAATGGAGATGCCATAAGCCGACAGTATGCTGGCACAGCAGCCTTAAAG GGTGACTTCACAAGGACTGGTGAAAGAAAGCTGGCAGGGGTCATGAAGGATGGAGTTAATTCTGCAAACAGATACTACTTGAATCGTTTCAGGGATGCTTATAGGCAAGCAGTCATAG aTTTGATGCAGGGTATCCCTGTAACAGAGGATCTTTACTCCATatttacaaaagagaaagaacatgAAGCCCTGCACAAGGAGAACCTGAGGAGCCATCAGGAATTGATCAGCCAGCTGTTGCAGAGCTACATGAAACTGCTCTTACCAGATGATGAAAAATTCCATGGAGGATGGGCACTTATTGACTGTGATCCAAG TCTCATTGATGCCACTCATAAGGACGTGGATGTTCTGCTGTTACTTTCTAATTCTGCTTACTATGTGGCCTA ttatgaTGATGAAATCGATAAGGTGAATCAATACCAAAGGTTAAGTCTTGAAGCtctggaaaaaatagaaatag GGCCTGAGCCTACTCTCTTTGGCAAACCCAAGTTCTCTTGCATGAGGCTGCAttacaaatacaaagaaatgagCGGATATTTCCACACTCTTAGAGCTGTGGTTCGCAACCCAGAAGAAGATGGAAAAG ACACTCTTCAGTGCATTGCGGAAATGCTGAGAATCACAAAGCAAGCGATGGGATTAGATGTTCCTATTATCGAGAAGAAGCTGGAGAG gaaGAGCAGTAAACCTCACGAAGACATCATTGGCATTCGGTCTCAGAACAGAGGGTCCCTGGCTCAAGGCAAGAATTATTTACTGAGCAAGTTCTCATCTCTCAatcaaaaagtaaaacaaaccaagTCCAACGTAAATATTAGTAATCTTCGGAAGTTAGGCAGCTTTACCAAACCTGAAgtgaaagtaaattttttaaaaccaaatttgaaAGTGAATCTTTGGAAATCAGATAGTAGCCTTGAAACTTTAGAGAATCCAGTGGTAGATGCTAAAGTCCATACTGAATCTGATACAGAAGTATCAGATAATGATTCATTCCACTCCGATGACTTCCTGAGTAATTCTAAATCTGATGAGGACAACCAGCTAACTGACTCTCTGGAGAACATAGGGCAGGCAGACTATGTGCTGCCTAGCTGTGGTATCATTGCCTCGGCTCCACGGCTGGGCAGTCGGTCCCAGTCTATAAGCAGCACTGACATGAACATCAGCATTCACGTTCCGTCCGAGATCCACGTGTCCCAGGCCAGCCAGTCTGACTGTGAGGACACACCCATGGCTTCTGCTGACGATGCGGAGATGGAATTTGCTAAACCAATTGATGTGTACTGCCAGAGGTTTGTGCACGATGCTCAAAATAAGATGTCAGATGATTTGGAGGCTGAGGCTGGTTCTCAAGAGCCCCATCATGTAAGAAATCCATCCAGCAATAATACATGTAAGAAGGCAGAAACCAAGGCTGAAGCTATCAGAGACATTCCTTCCAGGCCATCTAAGCTGGATGTACAGTCTTCTGAGGCAAATCCTCAGCTCTTAGCTGTTGGTGGGACTGACTTTACTAAATCTCATAAAAGCCCAGGATCTGTCTCTGGTAACCTTGAGACGGGACTCCACATGACTCCTTCTCCAGCTGAcagtagcagcagcagagctgtatCTCCTTTTGCTAAAATTCGCAGCTCCATGGTCCAGGTCGCTAACATCACGCAAGCAGGATTGACTCAAGGGATTAATTTTGCTGTGGCAAAGGTCCAGAAGAGCCCTGCAGAACCAGAAGCtataaatgaaatgaaacaaaaagaactgaaagaaatgtTTACGCAATGCCAGACAAGAATAATTCAAATCTAG
- the INPP5F gene encoding phosphatidylinositide phosphatase SAC2 isoform X7, with amino-acid sequence MELFQAKDHYILQSGERALWCSRRDGSLQLRAATDLLLAWNPICLGLVEGVIGKVQLHTDLPWWLLLIRQKALIGKLPGDHEVCKITKIAVIPLSETEPQDLELELCKKHHFGINKPEKITQSPDDTKFLLKTLTQIKSNVSAPNKKKIKESKEKERLEKRLLEELFKMFMDSDSFYYSLTYDLTNSVQRQSACEKINLPLWRKVDDRFFWNKHMIEDLISIDNAEVDFWIIPIIQGFVQIEELVVNYSESSDDDKSSPETPPQESTCVDDIHPTFLVALISRRSRHRAGMRYKRRGVDKNGNVANYVETEQLIHVHNHTLSFIQTRGSVPVFWSQVGYRYNPRPRLDKSENETVSCFRAHFEEQLKNYKKQVIINLVDQTGREKIIGDAYLKQVLLYNNANLTYVSFDFHEHCRGMKFENVQTLTDAIHDIILDMKWCWVDQAGVICKQEGIFRVNCMDCLDRTNVVQAAIARVVMEQQGDFTRTGERKLAGVMKDGVNSANRYYLNRFRDAYRQAVIDLMQGIPVTEDLYSIFTKEKEHEALHKENLRSHQELISQLLQSYMKLLLPDDEKFHGGWALIDCDPSLIDATHKDVDVLLLLSNSAYYVAYYDDEIDKVNQYQRLSLEALEKIEIGPEPTLFGKPKFSCMRLHYKYKEMSGYFHTLRAVVRNPEEDGKDTLQCIAEMLRITKQAMGLDVPIIEKKLERKSSKPHEDIIGIRSQNRGSLAQGKNYLLSKFSSLNQKVKQTKSNVNISNLRKLGSFTKPEVKVNFLKPNLKVNLWKSDSSLETLENPVVDAKVHTESDTEVSDNDSFHSDDFLSNSKSDEDNQLTDSLENIGQADYVLPSCGIIASAPRLGSRSQSISSTDMNISIHVPSEIHVSQASQSDCEDTPMASADDAEMEFAKPIDVYCQRFVHDAQNKMSDDLEAEAGSQEPHHVRNPSSNNTCKKAETKAEAIRDIPSRPSKLDVQSSEANPQLLAVGGTDFTKSHKSPGSVSGNLETGLHMTPSPADSSSSRAVSPFAKIRSSMVQVANITQAGLTQGINFAVAKVQKSPAEPEAINEMKQKELKEMFTQCQTRIIQI; translated from the exons ATTTACCGTGGTGGCTACTTCTAATTCGTCAGAAAGCATTGATTGGCAAACTTCCAGGAGACCATGAGGTTTGCAAAATAACAAAGATTGCAGTGATTCCACTTTCTGAAACAGAACCTCAGGATCTAGAATTAGAG CTTTGTAAAAAGCACCATTTTGGGATAAACAAGCCAGAGAAGATTACACAGTCCCCAGATGACACAAAATTCCTGCTGAAGACTCTTACTCAAATTAAATCAAATGTGTCTGCTCCAAATAAAAAGAAG AttaaagaaagcaaagagaaagagaggctggagaagagaTTATTGGAAGAGTTGTTCAAAATGTTCATGGATTCAGACTCCTTTTACTACAGCCTGACCTATGACCTAACAAATTCTGTGCAGAGGCAGAGTGCGTGTGAGAAAATCAACTTACCACTGTGGCGAAAA gtTGATGACAGATTCTTTTGGAACAAGCACATGATTGAAGATCTCATCAGCATTGAT aaTGCTGAAGTGGACTTCTGGATTATACCCATCATACAAGGATTTGTGCAAATTGAAGAACTTGTAGTAAACTATAGTGAATCTTCTGATGATGATAAGAGCAGTCCTGAAACTCCTCCTCAGGAATCAACTTGTGTAGATGACATTCATCCAACATTTCTGGTGGCACTTATTTCACGCCGGAGTCGGCACAGAGCTG GAATGCGTTATAAGCGAAGGGGTGttgataaaaatggaaatgtggcAAATTATGTTGAGACGGAGCAACTGATTCATGTTCATAATCATACTCTTTCATTTATACAAACAAGAGGCTCTGTGCCTGTTTTCTGGAGCCAGGTTGGATATAGATATAACCCGCGGCCCCGACTGGACAAGA GTGAAAATGAAACGGTGTCCTGTTTTCGTGCACATTttgaagaacagctgaaaaattataaaaagcag GTTATTATTAATTTGGTGGATCAGACAGGCAGAGAGAAGATTATTGGAGATGCTTACCTTAAACAAGTTCTTCTGTACAATAATGCCAATCTGACTTATGTTTCATTTGACTTCCATGAGCACTG CCGAGGAATGAAGTTTGAAAATGTTCAAACGCTGACTGATGCCATTCATGATATTATTCTTGACATGAAGTGGTGCTG GGTTGATCAAGCTGGAGTGATTTGTAAACAGGAAGGAATTTTTCGAGTTAACTGCATGGACTGTCTGGATCGTACCAATGTTGTGCAGGCTGCTATTGCAAGAGTGGTCATGGAACAGCAG GGTGACTTCACAAGGACTGGTGAAAGAAAGCTGGCAGGGGTCATGAAGGATGGAGTTAATTCTGCAAACAGATACTACTTGAATCGTTTCAGGGATGCTTATAGGCAAGCAGTCATAG aTTTGATGCAGGGTATCCCTGTAACAGAGGATCTTTACTCCATatttacaaaagagaaagaacatgAAGCCCTGCACAAGGAGAACCTGAGGAGCCATCAGGAATTGATCAGCCAGCTGTTGCAGAGCTACATGAAACTGCTCTTACCAGATGATGAAAAATTCCATGGAGGATGGGCACTTATTGACTGTGATCCAAG TCTCATTGATGCCACTCATAAGGACGTGGATGTTCTGCTGTTACTTTCTAATTCTGCTTACTATGTGGCCTA ttatgaTGATGAAATCGATAAGGTGAATCAATACCAAAGGTTAAGTCTTGAAGCtctggaaaaaatagaaatag GGCCTGAGCCTACTCTCTTTGGCAAACCCAAGTTCTCTTGCATGAGGCTGCAttacaaatacaaagaaatgagCGGATATTTCCACACTCTTAGAGCTGTGGTTCGCAACCCAGAAGAAGATGGAAAAG ACACTCTTCAGTGCATTGCGGAAATGCTGAGAATCACAAAGCAAGCGATGGGATTAGATGTTCCTATTATCGAGAAGAAGCTGGAGAG gaaGAGCAGTAAACCTCACGAAGACATCATTGGCATTCGGTCTCAGAACAGAGGGTCCCTGGCTCAAGGCAAGAATTATTTACTGAGCAAGTTCTCATCTCTCAatcaaaaagtaaaacaaaccaagTCCAACGTAAATATTAGTAATCTTCGGAAGTTAGGCAGCTTTACCAAACCTGAAgtgaaagtaaattttttaaaaccaaatttgaaAGTGAATCTTTGGAAATCAGATAGTAGCCTTGAAACTTTAGAGAATCCAGTGGTAGATGCTAAAGTCCATACTGAATCTGATACAGAAGTATCAGATAATGATTCATTCCACTCCGATGACTTCCTGAGTAATTCTAAATCTGATGAGGACAACCAGCTAACTGACTCTCTGGAGAACATAGGGCAGGCAGACTATGTGCTGCCTAGCTGTGGTATCATTGCCTCGGCTCCACGGCTGGGCAGTCGGTCCCAGTCTATAAGCAGCACTGACATGAACATCAGCATTCACGTTCCGTCCGAGATCCACGTGTCCCAGGCCAGCCAGTCTGACTGTGAGGACACACCCATGGCTTCTGCTGACGATGCGGAGATGGAATTTGCTAAACCAATTGATGTGTACTGCCAGAGGTTTGTGCACGATGCTCAAAATAAGATGTCAGATGATTTGGAGGCTGAGGCTGGTTCTCAAGAGCCCCATCATGTAAGAAATCCATCCAGCAATAATACATGTAAGAAGGCAGAAACCAAGGCTGAAGCTATCAGAGACATTCCTTCCAGGCCATCTAAGCTGGATGTACAGTCTTCTGAGGCAAATCCTCAGCTCTTAGCTGTTGGTGGGACTGACTTTACTAAATCTCATAAAAGCCCAGGATCTGTCTCTGGTAACCTTGAGACGGGACTCCACATGACTCCTTCTCCAGCTGAcagtagcagcagcagagctgtatCTCCTTTTGCTAAAATTCGCAGCTCCATGGTCCAGGTCGCTAACATCACGCAAGCAGGATTGACTCAAGGGATTAATTTTGCTGTGGCAAAGGTCCAGAAGAGCCCTGCAGAACCAGAAGCtataaatgaaatgaaacaaaaagaactgaaagaaatgtTTACGCAATGCCAGACAAGAATAATTCAAATCTAG
- the INPP5F gene encoding phosphatidylinositide phosphatase SAC2 isoform X6: protein MELFQAKDHYILQSGERALWCSRRDGSLQLRAATDLLLAWNPICLGLVEGVIGKVQLHTDLPWWLLLIRQKALIGKLPGDHEVCKITKIAVIPLSETEPQDLELEIKESKEKERLEKRLLEELFKMFMDSDSFYYSLTYDLTNSVQRQSACEKINLPLWRKVDDRFFWNKHMIEDLISIDNAEVDFWIIPIIQGFVQIEELVVNYSESSDDDKSSPETPPQESTCVDDIHPTFLVALISRRSRHRAGMRYKRRGVDKNGNVANYVETEQLIHVHNHTLSFIQTRGSVPVFWSQVGYRYNPRPRLDKSENETVSCFRAHFEEQLKNYKKQVIINLVDQTGREKIIGDAYLKQVLLYNNANLTYVSFDFHEHCRGMKFENVQTLTDAIHDIILDMKWCWVDQAGVICKQEGIFRVNCMDCLDRTNVVQAAIARVVMEQQLKKLGVMPPEQPLPVKCNRIYQIIWANNGDAISRQYAGTAALKGDFTRTGERKLAGVMKDGVNSANRYYLNRFRDAYRQAVIDLMQGIPVTEDLYSIFTKEKEHEALHKENLRSHQELISQLLQSYMKLLLPDDEKFHGGWALIDCDPSLIDATHKDVDVLLLLSNSAYYVAYYDDEIDKVNQYQRLSLEALEKIEIGPEPTLFGKPKFSCMRLHYKYKEMSGYFHTLRAVVRNPEEDGKDTLQCIAEMLRITKQAMGLDVPIIEKKLERKSSKPHEDIIGIRSQNRGSLAQGKNYLLSKFSSLNQKVKQTKSNVNISNLRKLGSFTKPEVKVNFLKPNLKVNLWKSDSSLETLENPVVDAKVHTESDTEVSDNDSFHSDDFLSNSKSDEDNQLTDSLENIGQADYVLPSCGIIASAPRLGSRSQSISSTDMNISIHVPSEIHVSQASQSDCEDTPMASADDAEMEFAKPIDVYCQRFVHDAQNKMSDDLEAEAGSQEPHHVRNPSSNNTCKKAETKAEAIRDIPSRPSKLDVQSSEANPQLLAVGGTDFTKSHKSPGSVSGNLETGLHMTPSPADSSSSRAVSPFAKIRSSMVQVANITQAGLTQGINFAVAKVQKSPAEPEAINEMKQKELKEMFTQCQTRIIQI from the exons ATTTACCGTGGTGGCTACTTCTAATTCGTCAGAAAGCATTGATTGGCAAACTTCCAGGAGACCATGAGGTTTGCAAAATAACAAAGATTGCAGTGATTCCACTTTCTGAAACAGAACCTCAGGATCTAGAATTAGAG AttaaagaaagcaaagagaaagagaggctggagaagagaTTATTGGAAGAGTTGTTCAAAATGTTCATGGATTCAGACTCCTTTTACTACAGCCTGACCTATGACCTAACAAATTCTGTGCAGAGGCAGAGTGCGTGTGAGAAAATCAACTTACCACTGTGGCGAAAA gtTGATGACAGATTCTTTTGGAACAAGCACATGATTGAAGATCTCATCAGCATTGAT aaTGCTGAAGTGGACTTCTGGATTATACCCATCATACAAGGATTTGTGCAAATTGAAGAACTTGTAGTAAACTATAGTGAATCTTCTGATGATGATAAGAGCAGTCCTGAAACTCCTCCTCAGGAATCAACTTGTGTAGATGACATTCATCCAACATTTCTGGTGGCACTTATTTCACGCCGGAGTCGGCACAGAGCTG GAATGCGTTATAAGCGAAGGGGTGttgataaaaatggaaatgtggcAAATTATGTTGAGACGGAGCAACTGATTCATGTTCATAATCATACTCTTTCATTTATACAAACAAGAGGCTCTGTGCCTGTTTTCTGGAGCCAGGTTGGATATAGATATAACCCGCGGCCCCGACTGGACAAGA GTGAAAATGAAACGGTGTCCTGTTTTCGTGCACATTttgaagaacagctgaaaaattataaaaagcag GTTATTATTAATTTGGTGGATCAGACAGGCAGAGAGAAGATTATTGGAGATGCTTACCTTAAACAAGTTCTTCTGTACAATAATGCCAATCTGACTTATGTTTCATTTGACTTCCATGAGCACTG CCGAGGAATGAAGTTTGAAAATGTTCAAACGCTGACTGATGCCATTCATGATATTATTCTTGACATGAAGTGGTGCTG GGTTGATCAAGCTGGAGTGATTTGTAAACAGGAAGGAATTTTTCGAGTTAACTGCATGGACTGTCTGGATCGTACCAATGTTGTGCAGGCTGCTATTGCAAGAGTGGTCATGGAACAGCAG CTGAAAAAACTGGGTGTGATGCCACCGGAACAGCCTTTGCCAGTAAAATGCAATAGAATCTACCAGATAATATGGGCAAACAATGGAGATGCCATAAGCCGACAGTATGCTGGCACAGCAGCCTTAAAG GGTGACTTCACAAGGACTGGTGAAAGAAAGCTGGCAGGGGTCATGAAGGATGGAGTTAATTCTGCAAACAGATACTACTTGAATCGTTTCAGGGATGCTTATAGGCAAGCAGTCATAG aTTTGATGCAGGGTATCCCTGTAACAGAGGATCTTTACTCCATatttacaaaagagaaagaacatgAAGCCCTGCACAAGGAGAACCTGAGGAGCCATCAGGAATTGATCAGCCAGCTGTTGCAGAGCTACATGAAACTGCTCTTACCAGATGATGAAAAATTCCATGGAGGATGGGCACTTATTGACTGTGATCCAAG TCTCATTGATGCCACTCATAAGGACGTGGATGTTCTGCTGTTACTTTCTAATTCTGCTTACTATGTGGCCTA ttatgaTGATGAAATCGATAAGGTGAATCAATACCAAAGGTTAAGTCTTGAAGCtctggaaaaaatagaaatag GGCCTGAGCCTACTCTCTTTGGCAAACCCAAGTTCTCTTGCATGAGGCTGCAttacaaatacaaagaaatgagCGGATATTTCCACACTCTTAGAGCTGTGGTTCGCAACCCAGAAGAAGATGGAAAAG ACACTCTTCAGTGCATTGCGGAAATGCTGAGAATCACAAAGCAAGCGATGGGATTAGATGTTCCTATTATCGAGAAGAAGCTGGAGAG gaaGAGCAGTAAACCTCACGAAGACATCATTGGCATTCGGTCTCAGAACAGAGGGTCCCTGGCTCAAGGCAAGAATTATTTACTGAGCAAGTTCTCATCTCTCAatcaaaaagtaaaacaaaccaagTCCAACGTAAATATTAGTAATCTTCGGAAGTTAGGCAGCTTTACCAAACCTGAAgtgaaagtaaattttttaaaaccaaatttgaaAGTGAATCTTTGGAAATCAGATAGTAGCCTTGAAACTTTAGAGAATCCAGTGGTAGATGCTAAAGTCCATACTGAATCTGATACAGAAGTATCAGATAATGATTCATTCCACTCCGATGACTTCCTGAGTAATTCTAAATCTGATGAGGACAACCAGCTAACTGACTCTCTGGAGAACATAGGGCAGGCAGACTATGTGCTGCCTAGCTGTGGTATCATTGCCTCGGCTCCACGGCTGGGCAGTCGGTCCCAGTCTATAAGCAGCACTGACATGAACATCAGCATTCACGTTCCGTCCGAGATCCACGTGTCCCAGGCCAGCCAGTCTGACTGTGAGGACACACCCATGGCTTCTGCTGACGATGCGGAGATGGAATTTGCTAAACCAATTGATGTGTACTGCCAGAGGTTTGTGCACGATGCTCAAAATAAGATGTCAGATGATTTGGAGGCTGAGGCTGGTTCTCAAGAGCCCCATCATGTAAGAAATCCATCCAGCAATAATACATGTAAGAAGGCAGAAACCAAGGCTGAAGCTATCAGAGACATTCCTTCCAGGCCATCTAAGCTGGATGTACAGTCTTCTGAGGCAAATCCTCAGCTCTTAGCTGTTGGTGGGACTGACTTTACTAAATCTCATAAAAGCCCAGGATCTGTCTCTGGTAACCTTGAGACGGGACTCCACATGACTCCTTCTCCAGCTGAcagtagcagcagcagagctgtatCTCCTTTTGCTAAAATTCGCAGCTCCATGGTCCAGGTCGCTAACATCACGCAAGCAGGATTGACTCAAGGGATTAATTTTGCTGTGGCAAAGGTCCAGAAGAGCCCTGCAGAACCAGAAGCtataaatgaaatgaaacaaaaagaactgaaagaaatgtTTACGCAATGCCAGACAAGAATAATTCAAATCTAG